Proteins encoded together in one Styela clava chromosome 12, kaStyClav1.hap1.2, whole genome shotgun sequence window:
- the LOC120329979 gene encoding uncharacterized protein LOC120329979 produces MRLRVITIMSFVSSHFMISVHEIIGQLRRNVAAKKEKESCPIYHDGKCTWPVKAGEATTTFVSAVSICAESGRKLAEVQSKKQYELIVSYINPWLSESKDGEFSI; encoded by the exons ATGAGATTACGTGTAATTACTATCATGTCGTTTGTTTCGTCTCACTTTATGATATCTGTACATG AGATAATTGGCCAACTACGTAGAAATGTGGCAGCGAAAAAAGAAAAGG AATCTTGTCCCATCTATCACGACGGCAAATGTACTTGGCCTGTCAAAGCTGGCGAGGCAACAACAACTTTTGTTTCTGCTGTTTCTATTTGCGCTGAAAGCGGACGAAAACTCGCCGAGGTCCAAAGCAAAAAGCAATATGAATTAATCGTTTCGTACATCAATCCATGGCTATCCGAAAGTAAAGATGGAGAATTTAGTATTTGA
- the LOC144411690 gene encoding uncharacterized protein LOC144411690 — MIKFVIQLFFFYSEIIGQLRRNVAARKVEESCPIYQDSKCFWPVKAGERTTNFVSAVSICAKIGRKLADIQSKKQYSSIVSYISEWLAEEKKGYLHVWTGMKYNLTINNLTLSDGTKATWLSDYPILPTETKGIKVAIRVSKTEPMHKFVYLDKMYKGMGAICL; from the exons ATGATAAAATT TGTAAtccaattgttttttttttattcagaaataaTTGGCCAACTACGTAGAAATGTGGCAGCGAGAAAAGTGGAGG AATCTTGTCCAATATATCAGGACAGTAAATGTTTTTGGCCTGTCAAAGCTGGTGAAAGAACAACAAATTTTGTTTCTGCCGTTTCCATTTGCGCCAAAATCGGACGAAAACTCGCTGATATCCAAAGCAAAAAGCAATATAGTTCAATCGTCTCGTACATCAGTGAATGGTTGGCAGAAGAGAAAAAAGGATATTTGCATGTCTGGACTGGAATGAAGTACAATCTAACG ataAACAACCTGACGTTGTCTGATGGTACCAAGGCCACCTGGTTGTCAGATTATCCTATTCTACCGACTGAAACAAAAGGAATAAAAGTGGCAATTAGGGTATCGAAAACAGAACCCATGCACAAATTTGTTTACCTGGACAAGATGTACAAAGGCATGGGAGCCATTTGCCTGTAA
- the LOC120329431 gene encoding tectonin beta-propeller repeat-containing protein 2-like isoform X1 gives MNAADSQSRSADFSENTEQNNAEDISEIQNGEFDASQPDFVTNHIETKESHQDADLQEDSSSSEVGKASSNVEESYTGSDALNLSSFKEYEDCNDILTLIPTRIQHGFRNIDVKILCLDASKSHLLFGSNAGCGFLYNRETGGFIKLLSENKGDVISSVKLFVGIEFQTALGTEEGRITLVIFPNGSTNSTRQVQKFSLGKVHPAEITCMEWSSNGMKLYTGDRKGNIYLIERDFEKDKCNVILIHSERQAIVDLSYRHMILLISTTERTVLLHTNKSKNEGLKPIGSKPFRSGCFGSCFNPGSLSASDLQVFCTRPGYRIWIADTEGRVTNTLLLKDLVSSAHPKIILQLEETQYNKDSQFRKLLFFQEYLLSYSETSLFLIDHTKPCLIASNQELSNILDVAVSTDEIFVLSKDRQLHRISEHPDEAAIKSKRSNNEEKKKDGQSINLQDVKSSFTEMKKNLTPFVGVLQSRMSSLNEGAGQLSQRIQSQAKELQKKLPVVATTLFTKDDKNINPPSDIRKPNVTEESVNDNDNKTKDINTEAENSETCHEDMGNSNKLTNTRNNDDDNTTNSSSKTECQIMSCYDSTVPILDPNMLKKPELLNKKMVLGSKSLDQDFLHSQGHPELLNDTEDRLQSPVKFHFDKLDKIASEDGGEIVFVSKRKKKSRSTSTSSGKQTIITQEKTDIVSNTHNLLTSSELHSSQIEINSDLPGLKVGEQSSQPAVDHNISYEDRKSDLPGLKVEDQSSLATVDHNTLYEDRCFGLNEDSGIPIHDHENTNASNDGMSPTGKNEDRIVVMHKTTGNQLCPKVVQSPKIDSTDFDFFTSKLASLNLSRIEENQITSERTNSDERNNCKEEFLPKQKSEQKNANCTILKPESGLDDSTSELKTSSKIASLSDNAVSTPFLLDSDFISTAVVKSKQEPLFSDSEESLNERVSESQTHNDRNTQIASSIDDIYRIEDGSVDFGSEIETDSDNSYETPVLPTVVRKQISVASSTQSFTSCFGDTVPVKLLDSWSATNLQHQVVSVSGSDSFIWFIDSSNHIYIAEEIEFGMFNVKWKKLAKKGVQLCVSPSGAVAWLVTKGGDVYAAVMPVDFQSLEEPIKLFWQFVSSEVKYATLGHDSAWVVSNSGNVKVQFGISRSNPFSKSWDVVPWNLEKISHITSTRSTIWCRTENGQIFAAELSSIDSSDFSWEPVDLPFIRDGHQSFIQSITSDHRNTIFAVDDKGMLWFLTEDRNWWQVNVSEYIDEGQHLLSHTTLHALPASVSMSVHKVQRWMAGLVRAQHVAVNNQSIWIVHDNQKVNIARGPLTGCRWDITTPLGVAKSSKWQHITTSSIFSADYGNWIGLVWASRPNGEIFCFPSQDVATTHAVTLITPVSDKVTISCMSACKEALWVLHDDGTVYIRSGISADCLDGTEWNKLDTTEQLGKTKLVYLSCGTQNVWAVDSSGLVYFRIGVAAVDRHSLPPAWIPIEGCQVSGRKFIQIECGLSDGSVWALDDANNVFVRTGVSFTLPVGDKWEEVPGSHAQQICISNHTVWGLRIGGNLIRRYGISDRNLIGDYWKKVKGKLNRIAVTPYDELWAIDHDQRLRHQFTSIYLPLVVEAQYKMDSIDVRHDANVDFDFPMQEKSDNDWEMI, from the exons ATGAATGCAGCCGATTCTCAAAGTCGTTCAGCTGATTTTTCCGAGAACACCGAACAAAATAATGCCGAGGATATATCAGAAATACAAAACGGAGAATTTGATGCCAGTCAACCAGACTTTGTTACTAATCATATAGAAACGAAAGAATCCCACCAGGATGCTGATCTCCAGGAGGATAGTTCATCCAGTGAAGTCGGCAAAGCTTCATCAAATGTTGAAGAAAGCTACACTGGTTCAGATGCACTTAACTTGTCATCTTTCAAAGAATATGAAGATTGCAATGATATTTTGACTCTAATTCCTACAAGAATACAACATGGATTTAG gAATATTGATGTTAAAATCCTATGTTTGGATGCTTCAAAAAGTCATCTATTATTTGGATCCAATGCTGGGTGTGGATTTTTGTATAACAGAGAGACAGGAGGATTTATTAAACTTCTTAGTGAG AACAAAGGTGATGTTATTTCCTCTGTGAAACTCTTTGTTGGAATTGAATTTCAAACTGCTCTTGGTACAGAAGAGGGAAGAATTACTCTTGTGATTTTTCCTAATGGATCAACAAATTCTACTAGACAG gttcaaaaATTTTCTCTTGGTAAAGTTCATCCAGCTGAAATAACATGTATGGAATGGAGTAGCAATGGAATGAAATTATACACTGGTGATAGAAAaggaaatatttatttgatcgAAAGAGATTTTGAAAAG GACAAGTGCAATGTTATTCTCATTCATTCGGAGCGGCAAGCTATTGTTGATTTATCGTACAGGCACATGATATTACTAATTTCTACAACAGAGCGAACTGTACTTCTACAtacaaataaatcaaaaaatgaaGGATTGAAACCTATAGGATCAAAACCTTTTAGAAG TGGATGTTTTGGTTCCTGCTTCAATCCTGGTTCTCTATCTGCTTCTGATTTGCAAGTATTCTGTACCAGACCTGGATATAGAATATGGATT GCTGACACTGAAGGACGGGTAACAAACACATTGTTGTTAAAAGACCTGGTGTCCTCGGCTCATCCCAAAATAATTTTACAGTTGGAAGAGACTCAATATAACAAGGATTCTCAATTcagaaaattattgttttttcagGAATACTTGCTATCTTATTCAG aaaCATCACTATTCTTGATTGATCACACGAAACCTTGTCTTATCGCAAGTAATCAAGAGTTGTCAAATATCTTAGACGTAGCTGTGAGTACAGATGAAATCTTTGTTTTGAGCAAAGATCGACAACTTCATAGAATTTCTGAACATCCTGATGAAGCTGCAA TTAAGTCGAAACGTTCAAACAATGAAGAAAAGAAAAAGGATGGACAGAGTATAAATTTACAG GACGTTAAATCATCCTTTACGGAAATGAAAAAGAATCTCACACCATTTGTTGGGGTTTTACAATCAAGAATGTCCAGTTTAAATGAGGGTGCAGGACAATTATCACAAAGAATACAGTCTCAG GCTAAAGAACTTCAAAAGAAACTTCCTGTTGTGGCGACAACACTATTCACTAAggatgacaaaaatattaaccCACCCTCAGATATTCGAAAACCAAATGTCACTGAAGAATCTGTGAATGATAATGATAACAAAACTAAAGACATAAATACAGAAGCAGAAAATTCAG aaaCTTGCCATGAAGACATGGGTAATTCAAACAAGTTGACTAATACAAGAAACAATGATGATGATAATACAACTAATTCATCTTCAAAAACTGAATGTCAAATAATGTCTTGCTATGATTCAACGGTTCCGATATTGGACCCAAACATGTTGAAGAAGCCTGAATTACTTAATAAAAAAATGGTGCTTGGATCAAAAAGTTTGGATCAAGATTTTTTACATTCTCAAGGCCACCCGGAATTATTGAACGATACTGAG GATAGACTTCAATCACCggtgaaatttcattttgataaaCTTGATAAAATTGCATCAGAAGATGGAGGAGAAATTGTATTCGTGTCTAAAAGAAAGAAGAAATCAAGATCAA CTTCAACATCGAGTGGGAAACAAACAATAATCACTCAAGAGAAAACTGATATTGTGAGTAACACTCATAACTTGCTCACTTCCTCTGAACTCCACTCTTCACAAATAGAGATTAACAGTGACCTTCCTGGTTTAAAGGTTGGAGAGCAAAGTTCACAACCCGCTGTAGATCACAATATTTCATATGAAGACAGGAAAAGTGACCTTCCTGGTTTGAAGGTTGAAGATCAAAGTTCACTAGCCACTGTAGATCACAATACTTTGTATGAAGACAGGTGCTTTGGCCTGAATGAGGACTCTGGAATTCCAATACATGATCATGAAAATACTAACGCCAGTAATGATGGAATGTCGCCTACAGGGAAAAATGAAGATCGTATTGTTGTAATGCATAAGACAACAGGGAATCAGTTATGCCCAAAAGTTGTTCAGTCGCCAAAAATTGATTCCACAGATTTTGACTTCTTCACATCTAAGCTGGCATCACTAAATTTGTCGAGGATTGAAGAGAACCAAATTACTTCAGAACGCACTAACTCAGATGAAAGAAATAACTGTAAAGAAGAATTTCTACCAAAGCAAAAAAGCGAGCAAAAAAACGCAAATTGTACTATTTTAAAACCAGAATCTGGACTTGATGATTCAACATCGGAGTTGAAAACTTCATCGAAGATTGCAAGTCTTTCTGACAACGCTGTCAGCACTCCTTTTCTTCTGGATAGTGACTTTATCTCAACAGCTGTTGTAAAATCAAAGCAGGAGCCATTGTTTTCCGACTCTGAGGAGTCGCTCAATGAAAGGGTGAGTGAGAGTCAAACACATAATGATAGAAACACTCAAATTGCTTCCAGTATTGATGATATTTATAGAATAGAAGACGGATCTGTGGATTTTGGGAGTGAAATTGAGACCGATTCAGATAACTCATATGAGACCCCT GTATTACCTACTGTTGTGCGAAAACAAATCAGTGTGGCATCCTCTACCCAGAGTTTTACAAGTTGTTTTGGAGATACAGTTCCTGTTAAATTATTAGACAGCTGGTCGGCTACAAATTTGCAACATCAAGTTGTCAGTGTTTCAG GATCAGATTCCTTCATCTGGTTTATTGATAGCAGTAATCATATATACATAGCGGAGGAGATTGAATTTGGAATGTTTAATGTTAAGTGGAAAAAACTTGCCAAGAAGGGAGTGCAATTATGCGTATCACCAAGTG GTGCTGTAGCTTGGCTTGTTACCAAAGGTGGAGACGTCTATGCTGCTGTTATGCCAGTTGATTTCCAGTCACTAGAGGAACCCATTAAATTATTCTGGCAATTCGTAAGCAGTGAAGTGAAGTACGCTACTCTCGGTCATGATAGTGCATGGGTTGTATCCAACAGTGGAAATGTTAAAGTTCAATTTGGAATTTCAAGATCAAATCCTTTTTCTAAAAGTTGGGATGTAGTGCCCTGGAATTTAGAGAAG ATCAGTCATATTACGTCTACAAGGTCAACAATTTGGTGCAGAACTGAGAATGGTCAAATATTTGCTGCAGAATTGAGTTCTATTGATTCGAGTGATTTTTCTTGGGAACCAG ttGATCTCCCATTCATAAGAGATGGACATCAGTCCTTCATACAATCTATAACAAGTGATCATAGAAATACTATTTTTGCTGTGGATGACAAAGGAATGCTGTGGTTTCTGACTGAAGATAGAAATTGGTGGCAG gtcAATGTGAGCGAATATATTGACGAAGGCCAACATCTTCTATCACATACAACATTACATGCTTTGCCTGCCAGTGTGTCTATGTCAGTACATAAG gtTCAGAGATGGATGGCTGGATTGGTGCGAGCACAACATGTTGCAGTTAACAATCAGTCTATTTGGATTGTCCACGATAACCAGAAAGTCAATATTGCCAGAGGACCGTTAACTG GTTGTAGATGGGATATCACCACTCCCCTTGGAGTTGCAAAATCTTCCAAGTGGCAACATATCACAACATCATCTATATTTTCAGCAGATTATGGGAATTGGATTG GTTTGGTGTGGGCGTCTCGACCTAATGGGGAGATATTTTGCTTTCCCTCACAAGATGTTGCTACTACACACGCAGTAACTCTTATTACACCGGTATCTGACAAAGTAACAATTTCTTGTATGTCTGCGTGTAAGGAAGCATTGTGGGTTTTACATGATGATGGTACGGTTTATATTAGATCAGGAATTTCTGCAGATTGTTTGGATGGAACAGAGTGGAATAAACTTGATACAACCGAACAGTTGG GAAAAACCAAACTTGTGTACTTGAGTTGTGGAACTCAAAACGTTTGGGCTGTTGATTCCAGTGGTCTGGTATATTTTCGAATCGGTGTTGCAGCAGTAGATAGACATTCCCTTCCACCTGCATGGATTCCAATAGAAGGTTGCCAAGTGTCAGGAAGGAAATTTATACAG ataGAGTGTGGTCTTTCTGATGGCAGTGTGTGGGCATTGGATGATGCAAACAATGTTTTTGTTCGCACTGGAGTTTCATTCACTTTGCCGGTCGGTGATAAGTGGGAAGAAGTTCCAG GTTCTCATGCTCAACAAATCTGTATAAGTAATCACACCGTATGGGGATTGAGAATTGGTGGCAATTTGATCAGAAGATATGGTATATCTGATAGAAATCTTATTGGTGATTACTGGAAAAAAGTAAAAGGAAAATTAAACAGAATCGCAG TTACACCTTATGATGAATTATGGGCTATCGACCACGACCAACGATTGCGTCATCAATTTACATCTATCTACCTCCCTCTAGTGGTAGAGGCACAATATAAAATGGATTCAATAGATGTTAGACATGATGCTAATGTTGATTTCGACTTCCCAATGCAGGAGAAATCAGACAATGATTGGGAAATGATTTAG
- the LOC120329431 gene encoding tectonin beta-propeller repeat-containing protein 2-like isoform X2, whose translation MNAADSQSRSADFSENTEQNNAEDISEIQNGEFDASQPDFVTNHIETKESHQDADLQEDSSSSEVGKASSNVEESYTGSDALNLSSFKEYEDCNDILTLIPTRIQHGFRNIDVKILCLDASKSHLLFGSNAGCGFLYNRETGGFIKLLSENKGDVISSVKLFVGIEFQTALGTEEGRITLVIFPNGSTNSTRQVQKFSLGKVHPAEITCMEWSSNGMKLYTGDRKGNIYLIERDFEKDKCNVILIHSERQAIVDLSYRHMILLISTTERTVLLHTNKSKNEGLKPIGSKPFRSGCFGSCFNPGSLSASDLQVFCTRPGYRIWIADTEGRVTNTLLLKDLVSSAHPKIILQLEETQYNKDSQFRKLLFFQEYLLSYSETSLFLIDHTKPCLIASNQELSNILDVAVSTDEIFVLSKDRQLHRISEHPDEAAIKSKRSNNEEKKKDGQSINLQDVKSSFTEMKKNLTPFVGVLQSRMSSLNEGAGQLSQRIQSQAKELQKKLPVVATTLFTKDDKNINPPSDIRKPNVTEESVNDNDNKTKDINTEAENSETCHEDMGNSNKLTNTRNNDDDNTTNSSSKTECQIMSCYDSTVPILDPNMLKKPELLNKKMVLGSKSLDQDFLHSQGHPELLNDTEDRLQSPVKFHFDKLDKIASEDGGEIVFVSKRKKKSRSTSTSSGKQTIITQEKTDIVGEQSSQPAVDHNISYEDRKSDLPGLKVEDQSSLATVDHNTLYEDRCFGLNEDSGIPIHDHENTNASNDGMSPTGKNEDRIVVMHKTTGNQLCPKVVQSPKIDSTDFDFFTSKLASLNLSRIEENQITSERTNSDERNNCKEEFLPKQKSEQKNANCTILKPESGLDDSTSELKTSSKIASLSDNAVSTPFLLDSDFISTAVVKSKQEPLFSDSEESLNERVSESQTHNDRNTQIASSIDDIYRIEDGSVDFGSEIETDSDNSYETPVLPTVVRKQISVASSTQSFTSCFGDTVPVKLLDSWSATNLQHQVVSVSGSDSFIWFIDSSNHIYIAEEIEFGMFNVKWKKLAKKGVQLCVSPSGAVAWLVTKGGDVYAAVMPVDFQSLEEPIKLFWQFVSSEVKYATLGHDSAWVVSNSGNVKVQFGISRSNPFSKSWDVVPWNLEKISHITSTRSTIWCRTENGQIFAAELSSIDSSDFSWEPVDLPFIRDGHQSFIQSITSDHRNTIFAVDDKGMLWFLTEDRNWWQVNVSEYIDEGQHLLSHTTLHALPASVSMSVHKVQRWMAGLVRAQHVAVNNQSIWIVHDNQKVNIARGPLTGCRWDITTPLGVAKSSKWQHITTSSIFSADYGNWIGLVWASRPNGEIFCFPSQDVATTHAVTLITPVSDKVTISCMSACKEALWVLHDDGTVYIRSGISADCLDGTEWNKLDTTEQLGKTKLVYLSCGTQNVWAVDSSGLVYFRIGVAAVDRHSLPPAWIPIEGCQVSGRKFIQIECGLSDGSVWALDDANNVFVRTGVSFTLPVGDKWEEVPGSHAQQICISNHTVWGLRIGGNLIRRYGISDRNLIGDYWKKVKGKLNRIAVTPYDELWAIDHDQRLRHQFTSIYLPLVVEAQYKMDSIDVRHDANVDFDFPMQEKSDNDWEMI comes from the exons ATGAATGCAGCCGATTCTCAAAGTCGTTCAGCTGATTTTTCCGAGAACACCGAACAAAATAATGCCGAGGATATATCAGAAATACAAAACGGAGAATTTGATGCCAGTCAACCAGACTTTGTTACTAATCATATAGAAACGAAAGAATCCCACCAGGATGCTGATCTCCAGGAGGATAGTTCATCCAGTGAAGTCGGCAAAGCTTCATCAAATGTTGAAGAAAGCTACACTGGTTCAGATGCACTTAACTTGTCATCTTTCAAAGAATATGAAGATTGCAATGATATTTTGACTCTAATTCCTACAAGAATACAACATGGATTTAG gAATATTGATGTTAAAATCCTATGTTTGGATGCTTCAAAAAGTCATCTATTATTTGGATCCAATGCTGGGTGTGGATTTTTGTATAACAGAGAGACAGGAGGATTTATTAAACTTCTTAGTGAG AACAAAGGTGATGTTATTTCCTCTGTGAAACTCTTTGTTGGAATTGAATTTCAAACTGCTCTTGGTACAGAAGAGGGAAGAATTACTCTTGTGATTTTTCCTAATGGATCAACAAATTCTACTAGACAG gttcaaaaATTTTCTCTTGGTAAAGTTCATCCAGCTGAAATAACATGTATGGAATGGAGTAGCAATGGAATGAAATTATACACTGGTGATAGAAAaggaaatatttatttgatcgAAAGAGATTTTGAAAAG GACAAGTGCAATGTTATTCTCATTCATTCGGAGCGGCAAGCTATTGTTGATTTATCGTACAGGCACATGATATTACTAATTTCTACAACAGAGCGAACTGTACTTCTACAtacaaataaatcaaaaaatgaaGGATTGAAACCTATAGGATCAAAACCTTTTAGAAG TGGATGTTTTGGTTCCTGCTTCAATCCTGGTTCTCTATCTGCTTCTGATTTGCAAGTATTCTGTACCAGACCTGGATATAGAATATGGATT GCTGACACTGAAGGACGGGTAACAAACACATTGTTGTTAAAAGACCTGGTGTCCTCGGCTCATCCCAAAATAATTTTACAGTTGGAAGAGACTCAATATAACAAGGATTCTCAATTcagaaaattattgttttttcagGAATACTTGCTATCTTATTCAG aaaCATCACTATTCTTGATTGATCACACGAAACCTTGTCTTATCGCAAGTAATCAAGAGTTGTCAAATATCTTAGACGTAGCTGTGAGTACAGATGAAATCTTTGTTTTGAGCAAAGATCGACAACTTCATAGAATTTCTGAACATCCTGATGAAGCTGCAA TTAAGTCGAAACGTTCAAACAATGAAGAAAAGAAAAAGGATGGACAGAGTATAAATTTACAG GACGTTAAATCATCCTTTACGGAAATGAAAAAGAATCTCACACCATTTGTTGGGGTTTTACAATCAAGAATGTCCAGTTTAAATGAGGGTGCAGGACAATTATCACAAAGAATACAGTCTCAG GCTAAAGAACTTCAAAAGAAACTTCCTGTTGTGGCGACAACACTATTCACTAAggatgacaaaaatattaaccCACCCTCAGATATTCGAAAACCAAATGTCACTGAAGAATCTGTGAATGATAATGATAACAAAACTAAAGACATAAATACAGAAGCAGAAAATTCAG aaaCTTGCCATGAAGACATGGGTAATTCAAACAAGTTGACTAATACAAGAAACAATGATGATGATAATACAACTAATTCATCTTCAAAAACTGAATGTCAAATAATGTCTTGCTATGATTCAACGGTTCCGATATTGGACCCAAACATGTTGAAGAAGCCTGAATTACTTAATAAAAAAATGGTGCTTGGATCAAAAAGTTTGGATCAAGATTTTTTACATTCTCAAGGCCACCCGGAATTATTGAACGATACTGAG GATAGACTTCAATCACCggtgaaatttcattttgataaaCTTGATAAAATTGCATCAGAAGATGGAGGAGAAATTGTATTCGTGTCTAAAAGAAAGAAGAAATCAAGATCAA CTTCAACATCGAGTGGGAAACAAACAATAATCACTCAAGAGAAAACTGATATT GTTGGAGAGCAAAGTTCACAACCCGCTGTAGATCACAATATTTCATATGAAGACAGGAAAAGTGACCTTCCTGGTTTGAAGGTTGAAGATCAAAGTTCACTAGCCACTGTAGATCACAATACTTTGTATGAAGACAGGTGCTTTGGCCTGAATGAGGACTCTGGAATTCCAATACATGATCATGAAAATACTAACGCCAGTAATGATGGAATGTCGCCTACAGGGAAAAATGAAGATCGTATTGTTGTAATGCATAAGACAACAGGGAATCAGTTATGCCCAAAAGTTGTTCAGTCGCCAAAAATTGATTCCACAGATTTTGACTTCTTCACATCTAAGCTGGCATCACTAAATTTGTCGAGGATTGAAGAGAACCAAATTACTTCAGAACGCACTAACTCAGATGAAAGAAATAACTGTAAAGAAGAATTTCTACCAAAGCAAAAAAGCGAGCAAAAAAACGCAAATTGTACTATTTTAAAACCAGAATCTGGACTTGATGATTCAACATCGGAGTTGAAAACTTCATCGAAGATTGCAAGTCTTTCTGACAACGCTGTCAGCACTCCTTTTCTTCTGGATAGTGACTTTATCTCAACAGCTGTTGTAAAATCAAAGCAGGAGCCATTGTTTTCCGACTCTGAGGAGTCGCTCAATGAAAGGGTGAGTGAGAGTCAAACACATAATGATAGAAACACTCAAATTGCTTCCAGTATTGATGATATTTATAGAATAGAAGACGGATCTGTGGATTTTGGGAGTGAAATTGAGACCGATTCAGATAACTCATATGAGACCCCT GTATTACCTACTGTTGTGCGAAAACAAATCAGTGTGGCATCCTCTACCCAGAGTTTTACAAGTTGTTTTGGAGATACAGTTCCTGTTAAATTATTAGACAGCTGGTCGGCTACAAATTTGCAACATCAAGTTGTCAGTGTTTCAG GATCAGATTCCTTCATCTGGTTTATTGATAGCAGTAATCATATATACATAGCGGAGGAGATTGAATTTGGAATGTTTAATGTTAAGTGGAAAAAACTTGCCAAGAAGGGAGTGCAATTATGCGTATCACCAAGTG GTGCTGTAGCTTGGCTTGTTACCAAAGGTGGAGACGTCTATGCTGCTGTTATGCCAGTTGATTTCCAGTCACTAGAGGAACCCATTAAATTATTCTGGCAATTCGTAAGCAGTGAAGTGAAGTACGCTACTCTCGGTCATGATAGTGCATGGGTTGTATCCAACAGTGGAAATGTTAAAGTTCAATTTGGAATTTCAAGATCAAATCCTTTTTCTAAAAGTTGGGATGTAGTGCCCTGGAATTTAGAGAAG ATCAGTCATATTACGTCTACAAGGTCAACAATTTGGTGCAGAACTGAGAATGGTCAAATATTTGCTGCAGAATTGAGTTCTATTGATTCGAGTGATTTTTCTTGGGAACCAG ttGATCTCCCATTCATAAGAGATGGACATCAGTCCTTCATACAATCTATAACAAGTGATCATAGAAATACTATTTTTGCTGTGGATGACAAAGGAATGCTGTGGTTTCTGACTGAAGATAGAAATTGGTGGCAG gtcAATGTGAGCGAATATATTGACGAAGGCCAACATCTTCTATCACATACAACATTACATGCTTTGCCTGCCAGTGTGTCTATGTCAGTACATAAG gtTCAGAGATGGATGGCTGGATTGGTGCGAGCACAACATGTTGCAGTTAACAATCAGTCTATTTGGATTGTCCACGATAACCAGAAAGTCAATATTGCCAGAGGACCGTTAACTG GTTGTAGATGGGATATCACCACTCCCCTTGGAGTTGCAAAATCTTCCAAGTGGCAACATATCACAACATCATCTATATTTTCAGCAGATTATGGGAATTGGATTG GTTTGGTGTGGGCGTCTCGACCTAATGGGGAGATATTTTGCTTTCCCTCACAAGATGTTGCTACTACACACGCAGTAACTCTTATTACACCGGTATCTGACAAAGTAACAATTTCTTGTATGTCTGCGTGTAAGGAAGCATTGTGGGTTTTACATGATGATGGTACGGTTTATATTAGATCAGGAATTTCTGCAGATTGTTTGGATGGAACAGAGTGGAATAAACTTGATACAACCGAACAGTTGG GAAAAACCAAACTTGTGTACTTGAGTTGTGGAACTCAAAACGTTTGGGCTGTTGATTCCAGTGGTCTGGTATATTTTCGAATCGGTGTTGCAGCAGTAGATAGACATTCCCTTCCACCTGCATGGATTCCAATAGAAGGTTGCCAAGTGTCAGGAAGGAAATTTATACAG ataGAGTGTGGTCTTTCTGATGGCAGTGTGTGGGCATTGGATGATGCAAACAATGTTTTTGTTCGCACTGGAGTTTCATTCACTTTGCCGGTCGGTGATAAGTGGGAAGAAGTTCCAG GTTCTCATGCTCAACAAATCTGTATAAGTAATCACACCGTATGGGGATTGAGAATTGGTGGCAATTTGATCAGAAGATATGGTATATCTGATAGAAATCTTATTGGTGATTACTGGAAAAAAGTAAAAGGAAAATTAAACAGAATCGCAG TTACACCTTATGATGAATTATGGGCTATCGACCACGACCAACGATTGCGTCATCAATTTACATCTATCTACCTCCCTCTAGTGGTAGAGGCACAATATAAAATGGATTCAATAGATGTTAGACATGATGCTAATGTTGATTTCGACTTCCCAATGCAGGAGAAATCAGACAATGATTGGGAAATGATTTAG